ACTGCCCGAGCACAGAGTGTCTTGCCTGTACCCGGTGGGCCAAAGAGCAGGACACCCTTGGGAGGCTCAATGCCAAGGTTAACAAACCTCTCCGGCTGTGAGGGAGAcaggatttttacatttattacttaggtatgataaaaacaaaactacttctatatcatatttaaatcaaaattattgACTCCATAATCAATATACTTAATAAGAATTTTACTTATTCTAAGACATAAGATCTAAACTAGACTCATATCAATACATAATGCTGAACAGCTTTTAAAGGTATTTCTCCTTAACAATACATTTTTccctctaatttaaaaaaaagtactgttttaaaaaacaaaagaattatggTATTTAATATTCTAGTTTTCCATTATCCTCCTCAGCTTAATTTGATTCAATTTCCTCTTGGTATCATTAAAACACATGGTTCCTTCTACAATAACTTATATTTAACATCTTGCTAAAGGTTACACCTCAAACTCCTGTCACTCAAAATAGCAGATCTTTCTGCTTAGAGTAGGCCTGACCACTTGATTTGCTTTCTCTCCTGGGACATACTAATTCACCACTCCTCTATCTTCTACCCCCTCactaaggaaaatataaaatttttaaagctatctAATGACAGGCAATTTAAGTGCACAGACTCAGCCACTTACATGAAGTAATGGGGTTTCAACTACTTCTCGAAGTTTCTCAATCTGTTCTTTACAGCCACCCACGTCACTGTACGTGACATCAGGTTTTTCCTCCACCTAAGGATGAAAATGTAGAACGTAAAAAGCCACAGGCTTTTGAATACTAGTTCAAATGTTCTATCCAGTAGAGCAGACCCAATACCCTAAAAGGAAAATCAGACTCCTAACAAGtaagaattttaacaaaaatggaaTACATTGTCCAGTGTCCTAGAACCACTTGCTGTTATTACTTGCTATGATAACCAGtaaaagagacaaaccagaaaaagaaagactgataaagactttctcatctgaaaaactgCTTAAAACATTTTCGCAGCTCTTCAGTATATGCCCACATATTGACAGGTTTCTAGTCAATATTTCTAGTCAGCCTTTGAGATGGATGCAACTGTATTCAAAGTCATGTCATTCCTCTTCCCTCCCGCATTTTCTTACCTGCATCATGGTAACTGTTGGGTCAATCTTGGGAGGCAGCGGAATGTGAATTTGATACTTATTTCTGTCCAcactaaagagataaaaaaatatccTCACTcaatacattcaaaaaatttacTAAGTTAATTACATGTATCGTATATAACTTCCTTAATCCTAACTATCCTAGAGCAAGTTCTTCCTCTCCTTACACCATGTTACTTTCAACAGACTGGTAAACTCAACTCTAAAATCCTGCACTTCTTTGAGTATGACATTTAAAGCCATTCACAAAAAGCcccagtgggggtgggagaaaggaggtgggtgggaggtcAGGAAGCTGATGCAGAAGAAAGGATGTCCAACTGTAGTACTCTACTGCACAGTATCCCTGTATTCCGTGGCACCCAGCCCATTCATTCAAAAGAAAGCCAAGGATGTGAATGTGACATGGTATCTTTAACGAAAGCAGAGTATAAGTAGAATCTTACCCAACTCTCATCCCTTCTTCAATGTCAGTAGGTGCCACCTGATCACTAAGGTCCACCACAAACTTGGCAAACTGCTTCACGTTGATAATGTACTTTGGGTCCTCCGAATCAGCATTGATGATCTTTGTACACCTAACAGAGCAAAAGGCTTGATTAAAGAACCTAAACCACTAATAATGAATTCAAGTAACTGGATTCTGTCCTGGGCAAGCAGTAAACTGATGAGCAGGTGTAAATGAGAACTGCAGAAATTAGGCCACTATTAAAGATCTTTTTCTATGGAGTATGCGCAACCCCAAGGGTCCACTCCACTTTAGCTAAactggaaaattttcaaaagatacaCTGCCCTAGAAAAGTAAACCCAAATATTTCAACATTAAGAAGTTCTCTATGGGCACCTAGGTGgatcagtcgattaagcatccaacttcggctcaggtcatgatctcagtttgtgagttcgggccctgcatcaggctctgtgctgacagcttggagcctggagcctgcttcagattctgtgtcttcctttctctctctgccccgcccctgctcacgctctatctttctctctcaaaaataaaatttaattaaaacagttttttttttttaagttctctaattttttttaaagtctatttatttattttgtgagagagagagagaaagagagagagcaagtggggaaggaatagaaagaaagagagactctcaagcaggctctgcaccaccagtgcagagcccactgcggggcccaaactcacaaatcacctgatcatgacctgagccgaagtcggacgcttaacccactgagccacccaggtgccccaataagttcactaatttgattttcttaactatgtttgtttatttgtaataCTCTTCTATATCTTAAGTtactctccattttattttcccattggaAAGACAGTCATTTTACATCAAGTTAAGtaatgtgttttcattctttcctgaGTTTATACTTCAAATCCATTTTTATCATTGttgctatttttaacttaaatgtattttaatttctttttctgtgtgacATGGTGAAGGCAAATCTGTAATACCATGTACATAATAATAGCAAGTagtctagggcgcctgggtggctcagttggttgagagtctgactcttgatttcagctcaggtcatgatctcagagttgtgagatcgagaccggtatcaggctctgcactgtacatggagcctgcttgagattctctctcccttttcccttacACAggcaggtgctctctctctccctctttctcaaaaaaaaaaaaaaaaaaaaaaaaaaaaagactcaaagatAAAGTTAAGAAAATCTCACAAAAGTAGaccaaaaagaccaaaaacaaacaaataaaaaaaaaaacaaaaaaaacgcaGGAGAGAAAGATTAGCATATTAGTGAAGATATCCAGGAGGCCCAATTTCCAAAGAATAGAAGTCTGAAGTCTGGAACAGAGGACCAAGAACATGGGAAATCAGTAAGCAATAATTTCAAGAACCACCACCGTGAAGGGCAGGAGAGCCCAGCACCGTGGATGAAATGGATCAGTACTGAGGCACGTAGTCATGAAAGTTCAGAACCACGAGAACAAGGAGACCCTATGACTTTCAGATGAAAAACAGGTCACATGTACGGGACTGGGAATCAGAACAGCTTCAGACCAACAATACCAGGAGCTGGAGGACAATGGAATGctgccttcaaaattctgaagaaGGAACTTTATATCAGCCAAGACCTTTTCAGACATACGTAGTCTCCAAATATGACatcccaaaaaaagaaaagaaaaaaaaaaaaaaaaagggaaaaaaaaaaaaaaaaaggaaaaaaaaaaaaaaaaaaaaaaaaaaaNNNNNNNNNNNNNNNNNNNNNNNNNNNNNNNNNNNNNNNNNNNNNNNNNNNNNNNNNNNNNNNNNNNNNNNNNNNNNNNNNNNNNNNNNNNNNNNNNNNNaaaaaaaaaaaaaaaaaaaaaaaaaaaaaaaaaaaaacaaatatgacaTCCCAACTGACCTCTTTCAGGAAGCTACCAGAGAACAGAGCCCACCTAATGCGGGTGTAAGTAAACCAAAAAGACAAACTCATGGTACATAAACaacaggagagaggcaaagggaaccTGCAGGGAAAGAGGTCACAGGATGGTTGTGATTTCGTAGGTGGAAAGGGCCACCAGTAGTGCACTGAAGCAGGTTGGCAAGTGCTGGGAAAGACTTCTTCAGGAAAACGGACCAGAGAGAATCCTGGTGCAGAGGACACACCCGAGGCATATGTGAGAAAAAACCTGATGGACTTAACAAATCTGAAGACCAATTTAGTTGagtatttatatacatagaaaaccagGCAAATAAGAAAACGAGATGGTtatgacaagaaaaataaaaactggtacaagaaagaaaaagcgaTCAGTTTATTTACTACTTGCCTCTTTATAAATAGCACTACTTAGCCACAGTTGTGAAATCAATGAATACTGATCTAaccaaatttttaatgtaattaaggATGTAGGATAGGAAAAGTATCCTATCCTATTGGGATGATGacagaggaaacaaaatgaaatcctcAGGCCAAGAGATGATAtctaaagctaaaaaaaataatcaagatgtAATCTACAATACACAAGATTTTGCATTGTCCATAAGAATCATGAAGGTAGAAATCAAAATAACCAgctaaaaattttgaaaataggtGTCTCTAGGGAAGAGGAATTGGGAAAGACAACTATTGTTACAGAATTATTTAACTCCTTAAAACCAtgatagaactgaaaaataaaccaaaataaatgggaaagacagaaaaagggagtaagggataaaggaaaagaggaaaggaaaaataaccttTACCATAgtaaagagataaaatgaaaataaaatttccaatgattagaataaaacacaaaagaatacaatCTTGAATTGGGCTAAGGCTTCTTGAGCAACATTCAAACCCAAAAGGTATAATGAAAAcgtttacatattttatttgcctCCTAAAAACTTTAAACATTAGTACAACAAAAGGTAGCAACAAGTTAAAAGTCAAGAgccagaatgggaaaaaaatatttgtagcatattaaagaaaagataaatacgTACAATATGTAAAGTGCTCCTAAAAATTCACAAGAAACAAACCAATAGAACAAAATATGAAtggacagaaaaatacaaatgtctaATAAGTATAAGAAGCAGCTATCACACCAGTAATCAGCACAATGCAAATTAAgatgagattttttcccccacatggCAAAAGTGTAAAAATTGATGATCACATATCTTATATTGATCAGGCAAACAGGCATTTGCCTCAAAACCTCATGTTAAGGAGTATGAACTGGTCAAATCACCTTTTTCCAGATTTTCAAAACTGTAAATCCCTTTGACCTCATAATTCCACTGCTAATAAGCTATACTAAGAAATAAAcgcacacacagagaaatatttaACATGAACATTCAATGTAGCACCATGAAGAATCACAGAAATTGTAAACAGACCAACATCTACAgaatattacataatttttagaaaccaagagaaaccagaaatagaggtactaaaaaaaaaaaaaaaaaaatcaggatatgTTTCTTTGcatgcaaataaaatatatacatgaagaCATAGGACGACTAAGAGGACCAAACTATTTTCAGTTGTAGCTGAAGAAGGGGCAGTGGGACAGTGAAGATGGGAAGGAAGGTTCTCATGTCTTCATCTGATCTTTCTgtatcatttgaatttttatatgatTATGTCTTTACCTACTTCTTGAATAATTATTGAAGGCATAAAATTTAATCCCAGATACTTCTGGAGAAAGCTTTATTTATGCAGAATGTGGAATAAAAAACTTTTATGAACTACTGCATTATACCCCGGATTCTAAAAAGTGCTTGAGCGTACAGATAAGAATAAATTTTCAAGGAGTGCTATGCATACCTCGCAACCTGCAAAGGCTGTTCACTCTGCAGTGTTTGCTTATCTGCAGCCAAATCCCAGAGTGCTGGTGGGGCCAGGCCAGTATCAGATTCTTTGATACCTACATAAAGAAGGATAACAAAGGTTCACTGAAATGTTATGCATCACCTTGAAGCAAGCTTCCGCAGCCTCAGCACCAATGACGTTTTGGACTGAATACGTGGCAATGGGGAGTGTCCTGTGTGTTACAGttggcagcatccctggcctctagcCACTGGATGCCACCAGCACCACCTCCCCTTCAAGTCACGAGAATCAAGAGTATCTCCAGTCACTGCCAAATGTCCTGGGGGAAGGGGATGCTGGGGCAAAATCACCCCAGTTGAAAAACACTGCCCTAAAGTGGTCACAAGCCAAAATCCAACACCATATTTGACAAATACTATGAAACTTCACCACTCAAGTTTCCAACTCATGAGCAGAAAAGTTTCCAACTACTGGGCAATAGCCCAGTTACTTAAGCAATACCATGTGAGACCACATTTTTATTCGCtaaaaaatttttacttgtttattagaGTTTACTGAACTTGTCTCTGACCAATAGAAACATTACTTGCTTAAAGGATGATGTTGTTGCTTAACTGCTTAAGCATTATATTTGGTTGTAAAAGGTAGTGAAAGATTACTAAAGGAGATCCAATTTCTTAACAGACAGGAAGgatagtaattttttttgtctataaTTCACGAAGGAATAACATCTGTATTTAAACTCCTTAGATGTAATTAACACATTACATTTAAAGATAAGAGACAAGAATAATGAAATACACACCAGTAAGCTCATTGATCTTCTTGAGAAGTTGTTGAATGTCATCTTCAACCTGCTTTATCTGCCTAGAGTAAGTGCTCTGACCCTAGGAGATAAAAATCACTGTAATTAGAATATCAAGACATCAACAATTTATGAAACTGCAGACAGAAACTTTTAACAGTTACAATCTCAATAGCTATTATTGTCCCAATGCTTGTGACGTGGAAATAGAGAGAGTATATCATTTTCAGAAGTATTCCCAAACTAATATTTTTGCCCAAAGACACAATGCACTATTATGCAAGGTAACAAATGAAAATCATGCTTGAAATTAACCCAACTACAAGCCCTAAACATTGAAACTTTCTATTTCAGATCTAATTCAGGTACATACATTTCAAATATCTTTCAATATAGCACCACACTTAATTACAAATAGTATAAAAAATGTATGCGCTTTGACATGCTAAATATTTGCTCTCTGATCTAATCTGGAGAGAAACTGTGGTATGTAACTTTTTTCAGTGAGGATTACTATACACTGCCAGACATtctcttctaaatattttggGAGGCTACTACCAACAATAGTTCTTTCAACATAAAACATCTATACTTGGTAGACATTGAAAACGACTTACGTAAGTTTTCAGCAAGGCAATATCCCCCTCATCCAGAGCTAAAATAAGAGAGAATACATGAGATTCAAAAAGAGGAAAGTAGAGCTAACAATTCTCTTCTGTTCAATTTACATTCAGTAACTGAGTGAGAAAAACTATGCAAAGTTGTAATGATATAAATACAACCAACAACAAGTTCCTGGACTCCAGGAACTTTTAACTAATTGGGTGAAGGCAGAATTTTACAAAGTATATAACACAGCTGCTGAAGAGTCTCAAAGGGATGTGACACAAAAACAGGAAGCCCAAAGAACAGAGTTTGAGAATCAAAACGACCTGGGTGCTAGCAACCTGGGTGCAATTGCAACGTCATGCAATTGCCAGGTAATGTTGGAAAACCCACTTTAAGCATCAGTTTTGTCATCTTTGAGAAACAGAGATAACCATAATTTTACCCTCACAATGTTGCTTTAAAGGTCAGATAAGATATGGACGAAGAAGCACCTAAAACTCTATACACGTTAATCATAATTATATGCAAGGAATAAATCTAGTAATACATTTACAGAATGATGGCATACCCAGAGAAATGCACAGATGAGATATTAAacctctgtgactcagttttccACCAGGTGCCTGAGTAGCTCTGAGGTCTGCAGTATCCTAAAACACTTTCAAGGCAAACAGTAGAGTGTGGGatgaaagtaaagagaaaatctctttggtgggggggaggtggaaaagaagaaaaaaaagtgctagGAGAGGTTGAAGTTGtttaggaagggaagagagaaaaagggaaaaacaacaacaacaacaaaaacactgcaagaagattttttaagtagcctgtcaggaacaaaagaagaaaagagcataAAGATGGAACTAAAAGGGGAAGAAATCCTGTGAGCTCCGTGTGCGCATCACCTGCACTGTGAGAAGTGCCAAGTGGCAGTGTTCTCTACAGAGAgtaatttcacattttcaaaattacaacTCCACTTCCAACATTCACCCTCCCGCTTGTGTTTGTGTCTGTGATAAGGTACACGAACAAGGTTATTCACTGCTCTAGAATGGCCACCAGATTGAAAGACACCTACATGTGCATCACTAAGGATTAATTATATGTATTACTACTCACCCAAAAAAGTGGGATACTATGCAGATGCAGACAGGCAGACAGCACTGACTCCTTACATATAACGATATGAACTTATCCCTAAGACACATTAAAATccgaaaatgtatatatacaatttgCTACATTTTATGTAAAGAACAAACCCTTGATATGCACAGAAAATGTCTAGAAAGATAACGCAAAATGGCAACACTAGTTGCCTCGGTGGATCATGCATGCACGCCTGGGGCCAAGGACCACTTTttcaatgtgtcttttttttttttttttttgagacagagagagacagagcatgaacaggggaggggcagagagagagggagacacagaatctgaaacaggctccaggctctgagctgtcagcacagagcccgacgcggggcttgaactcaccgactgtgagatcatgacctgagccgaagtcggacgcccaaccgaccgagccacccaggcgcccctcaatgtgtctttttttatgcaTTTAGTGTTTTGAATCACATGAATAAATTACGTAGTCAaaggaatgttttgttttgttttgttttaaggaaaattaCTTCTCAGGATCCTGACTACACAGTGACAGCACCAAGCCATCCCActtgagggggaggaggggcagaaagaggataCAGGTGACCAAGCACCACCAGGCAGGGAAACTTTTCAAGGCCTGCAAGACCAAGCAGGGTGAGTAACTtcatcaggacctgagctgaacatGAATAAAAATGTCGATCAGCGAGAGATGAATACAGAACTTGGAGTAGCATGAGGGACACAGAAGAGGCAGCCAGGGTAAGCCGGCTGCCGCCCCCGACGAAATCATCGGGGGCACAAAAGGGACACAGGGCCGAGTGGCGAGCGGGACTCCAGCCTCTCCTCCGGGGCCAAGCCTGGCCCTGCTCCGGCCCGGAGCTCCTGCCTATGTCAACTGACCTCGGATGGGCTTGTCGTCCTTCTCATCCTCTTTGGTTTTCCGCTGATCGGCACCGAGGTAATCCGGCATTTTAGGAGCTCCAAAGGCCTCAGCTCTCAGGTGATTACACAGCACCTCTCTCGCTTCCGGTGGTGCCgctctttcctttcctcaccGGAAGTAAGCTGAGCTCTACGGATCCTTTTACTCTGCGCACGAGAACCGGAAGGGAGCCCTGGGGGAGGCGGGCTCGTGTCCTGCTCCCGGTTCCGTGGTCCAGGAAGAATTCCCTGTGGGAGGGGAACACGGGTGGTCCCTGGCCCCTCACCATGGGGAGATTCCCTGAGCGACGGCCTTTTAAGACCAACCGTGGCTCAGTCCTGACTTTAAATCCTGATTTAGTCATTCATTTACTGTTCACTCTTGGGTAACTTCGTTACTCTCtctgctttaatttttcctttgcctcGCAGCATTGTGGAGGCTTTAAACAACTAGTGTTTTCAAAGTATCTGGCATATTAGATACGCATTAAGTAGTGGCTAGATCTACGAATACAGTGAAGAGATATGGAAGTTGTTCCTTAATTTGATGTTAGCGTGGGATGAGGAGATGAAGAGTTTCAATTTTTGAGCCTCCTGCCAAAGAAGAGTGGTGCCTCAGATACAGGAAAGTCCGGGAAAAGAGCAGGTTTTGAAATAAATTCGTTTAGGAGGTAAACAGGAATTGATAAATAACTGTAGAATTTGGAAATGAAAAGTCGGACCCGTCTTTGCGTTAAAGGACTCAGTGCAAAGTGGAGAGACAACCTACTGGATGGGGAAAGTATTTGCACgtcatatatctggtaagggattaatatcctGAGTATATGAAGAACTAccaatcaacaagaaaacaaccccattttattttttcaacctttatttttaagagagagagtgtgagcgggtgaggggcagagagagagagagaatctgaagcaggctccaggctctgagctgtcaacacagagtctgataagtggctcaaactcacaaaccatgaaatcattaccAGCTcgaagtccgaggcttaaccg
The Panthera uncia isolate 11264 chromosome A2, Puncia_PCG_1.0, whole genome shotgun sequence genome window above contains:
- the PSMC2 gene encoding 26S proteasome regulatory subunit 7, translated to MPDYLGADQRKTKEDEKDDKPIRALDEGDIALLKTYGQSTYSRQIKQVEDDIQQLLKKINELTGIKESDTGLAPPALWDLAADKQTLQSEQPLQVARCTKIINADSEDPKYIINVKQFAKFVVDLSDQVAPTDIEEGMRVGVDRNKYQIHIPLPPKIDPTVTMMQVEEKPDVTYSDVGGCKEQIEKLREVVETPLLHPERFVNLGIEPPKGVLLFGPPGTGKTLCARAVANRTDACFIRVIGSELVQKYVGEGARMVRELFEMARTKKACLIFFDEIDAIGGARFDDGAGGDNEVQRTMLELINQLDGFDPRGNIKVLMATNRPDTLDPALMRPGRLDRKIEFSLPDLEGRTHIFKIHARSMSVERDIRFELLARLCPNSTGAEIRSVCTEAGMFAIRARRKIATEKDFLEAVNKVIKSYAKFSATPRYMTYN